In Mercurialis annua linkage group LG6, ddMerAnnu1.2, whole genome shotgun sequence, the following are encoded in one genomic region:
- the LOC126687615 gene encoding uncharacterized protein LOC126687615, producing the protein MSWKKTWNVGVNMGLFSVSNKTKITSFLNIYSFMSSSFNYISWNCRGGLSFARKQRTIRSIVRNNSVSLLCLLESKKESIDDFLCCRLWPFLDFDYCYSPSSGASGGIICIWDKNLFSPVLISKHKNWISLDFTGNAIPFRIICVYASCCYIETAALWDLLKPVLTVDRNCILIGDFNEILLPSERLHYNSYSTSMRLFSEFINASNLIESPLQGRFFTWENSISKSKIDRCFITDGVVSEWPNCYLSALPRNFSDHVPLRLRSQVVIDWGPKPFKSINAWWEHKDFKSFVSESWLSISDQLNFVDKLRSLRALIKQWNLNVFGNLNHKLDSTLQAIHMLESTSDLQDLSDSDKAVLSALHSDSYRFSKQLESLWHQKSRVNWSFLGDRNAKFFHSIASVHSKTNLMTAISIDGNLFDTPLDIKQQVALFF; encoded by the exons ATGAGTTGGAAAAAAACATGGAATGTAGGAGTTAACATGGGATTGTTTTCAGTTtccaacaaaacaaaaattacttCCTTCTT GaatatatatagttttatgTCGAGTTCATTTAACTATATCTCATGGAATTGTCGTGGAGGTCTATCCTTCGCTAGGAAACAACGTACTATTCGCTCTATAGTGAGGAATAATTCAGTATCTCTTCTTTGCCTCCTTGAATCCAAAAAGGAAAGTATTGATGATTTTCTTTGTTGTCGTTTGTGGCCTTTTCTGGATTTCGACTACTGCTATTCTCCGTCTTCGGGTGCTTCTGGAGGTATTATTTGCATTTGGGACAAGAATTTGTTTTCTCCTGTTTTAATTTCTAAGCACAAAAATTGGATTTCTTTAGATTTCACTGGGAACGCTATTCCCTTTCGAATCATTTGTGTTTATGCCAGTTGTTGTTATATTGAGACGGCTGCTCTCTGGGATCTTTTAAAGCCAGTTCTTACAGTAGATAGAAACTGTATTTTAATAGGAGATTTTAACGAGATTTTGCTGCCATCGGAACGCCTACACTACAACTCCTACTCTACTTCCATGAGACTTTTTTCTGAATTTATTAATGCATCTAATCTCATAGAATCTCCTCTCCAAGGCAGATTTTTCACGTGGGAAAATTCAATTTCTAAGTCTAAGATTGATAGATGCTTTATTACCGATGGTGTTGTTTCTGAATGGCCGAACTGTTATCTCTCTGCTCTTCCAAGAAACTTTTCGGATCATGTTCCGCTGCGTCTTCGTTCCCAAGTGGTTATAGATTGGGGTCCTAAACCTTTTAAGTCGATTAATGCTTGGTGGGAGCATAAAGACTTTAAATCATTTGTATCAGAATCATGGCTGTCAATTTCGGATCAGCTCAATTTTGTTGATAAATTACGTTCTTTGAGAGCCTTAATCAAACAATGGAATTTAAATGTCTTTGGTAATCTTAACCACAAATTGGATTCTACTCTTCAAGCTATTCACATGTTAGAGTCAACTTCAGATTTGCAGGACCTTTCTGATTCGGACAAAGCAGTTTTATCTGCTCTTCATTCGGATAGCTATCGCTTTTCTAAGCAACTAGAATCTCTATGGCACCAAAAATCGAGGGTAAATTGGTCTTTTCTTGGGGACAGAAACGCCAAATTTTTTCATTCGATAGCTTCGGTTCATTCAAAAACAAATCTTATGACAGCAATTTCTATTGATGGGAACCTTTTTGATACGCCGTTGGATATTAAACAGCAGGTTGCCTTATTCTTCTAG